The following proteins are encoded in a genomic region of Pseudorca crassidens isolate mPseCra1 chromosome 1, mPseCra1.hap1, whole genome shotgun sequence:
- the PCK2 gene encoding phosphoenolpyruvate carboxykinase [GTP], mitochondrial isoform X2, which yields MSPAEFQQAVDERFPGCMQGRTMYVLPFSMGPVGSPLSRTGVQLTDSAYVVASMRIMTRLGTPVLQALGDDDFVKCLHSVGQPLTGQGEPVSQWPCNPEKTLIGHVPDQWEIVSFGSGYGGNSLLGKKCFALRIASRLARDEGWLAEHMLILGITNPAGKKRYVAAAFPSACGKTNLAMMRPALPGWRVECVGDDIAWMRFDSDGRLRAINPENGFFGVAPGTSATTNPNAMATIQSNTLFTNVAETSDGGVYWEGIDQPLPPGVTVTSWLGKPWKPGDKEPCAHPNSRFCAPARQCPIIDPAWEAPEGVPIDAIIFGGRRPKGVPLVYEAFNWRHGVFVGSAMRSEATAAAEHKGKVIMHDPFAMRPFFGYNFGRYLEHWLSMEGLKGARLPRIFHVNWFRRDEAGHFLWPGFGENVRVLDWICRRLEGEDSARETPIGLVPKEGALDLSGLGAIDTTQLFSLPKDFWEQEVRDIRSYLTEQVNEDLPKEVLAELEALEGRVRRM from the exons ATGTCCCCAGCTGAGTTCCAGCAAGCCGTGGATGAGAGGTTTCCAGGCTGCATGCAAG GCCGAACCATGTATGTACTGCCATTCAGCATGGGTCCCGTGGGCTCCCCACTGTCCCGCACCGGAGTGCAGCTCACGGACTCCGCCTACGTGGTGGCAAGCATGCGGATTATGACCCGGCTGGGGACGCCCGTGCTTCAGGCCCTGGGAGATGACGACTTTGTCAAGTGTCTGCACTCCGTGGGCCAGCCCCTGACTGGGCAAG GGGAGCCGGTGAGCCAGTGGCCATGCAACCCAGAGAAAACCCTGATTGGCCACGTGCCCGACCAGTGGGAGATCGTCTCCTTCGGCAGCGGCTATGGTGGCAACTCCCTGCTGGGCAAGAAGTGCTTTGCCCTTCGCATCGCCTCTCGGCTGGCCCGGGATGAGGGCTGGCTGGCGGAGCACATGCTG ATCCTGGGTATCACCAACCCCGCGGGGAAGAAGCGCTATGTGGCAGCTGCCTTCCCCAGCGCCTGTGGCAAGACAAACCTGGCCATGATGCGGCCGGCACTGCCAGGCTGGAGAGTGGAGTGTGTGGGGGATGACATCGCCTGGATGAGGTTTGAcagtgatg GTCGACTCCGGGCCATCAACCCTGAGAACGGCTTCTTTGGGGTGGCCCCCGGCACCTCCGCCACCACCAATCCCAATGCCATGGCCACAATCCAGAGTAACACCCTTTTCACCAACGTGGCTGAGACCAGCGATGGCGGCGTATACTGGGAGGGCATTGACCAGCCTCTTCCACCCGGCGTCACCGTGACCTCCTGGCTGGGCAAACCCTGGAAACCTG GTGACAAGGAGCCCTGTGCACATCCCAATTCTCGCTTTTGTGCCCCGGCTCGCCAGTGCCCCATCATAGACCCAGCCTGGGAGGCCCCTGAGGGTGTCCCCATTGACGCCATCATCTTTGGAGGCCGCAGACCCAAAG GAGTCCCCCTGGTATATGAGGCCTTCAACTGGCGCCATGGGGTGTTTGTGGGCAGCGCCATGCGCTCGGAGGCCACTGCCGCGGCTGAACACAAAG ggaAGGTCATCATGCACGACCCATTTGCCATGCGGCCCTTTTTTGGCTACAACTTTGGGCGCTACCTTGAACACTGGCTGAGCATGGAGGGGCTCAAGGGGGCCCGGCTGCCCCGCATCTTCCATGTCAACTGGTTCCGGCGCGACGAGGCAGGCCACTTCCTGTGGCCAGGCTTTGGAGAGAATGTTCGGGTGCTAGACTGGATCTGCCGGCGCCTAGAGGGGGAGGACAGTGCCCGAGAAACGCCCATTGGGCTGGTGCCAAAGGAAGGTGCCTTGGATCTCAGCGGCCTGGGAGCCATAGACACCACCCAGCTGTTCTCGCTCCCCAAGGACTTCTGGGAACAGGAGGTTCGTGACATTCGGAGCTACCTGACAGAGCAGGTCAACGAGGATCTGCCCAAGGAGGTGTTGGCTGAGCTGGAGGCCCTGGAGGGACGCGTGCGCAGAATGTGA
- the PCK2 gene encoding phosphoenolpyruvate carboxykinase [GTP], mitochondrial isoform X1, translating to MAAVYRPGLRLKWRGLSPWGWPSRRSIQTLRVLSGDLVQLPARVRDFVENSARLCQPENIHICDGTEAENTAILTLLEQQGLIRKLPKYNNCWLARTDPKDVARVESKTVIVTPSQRDTVPLPAGGARGQLGNWMSPAEFQQAVDERFPGCMQGRTMYVLPFSMGPVGSPLSRTGVQLTDSAYVVASMRIMTRLGTPVLQALGDDDFVKCLHSVGQPLTGQGEPVSQWPCNPEKTLIGHVPDQWEIVSFGSGYGGNSLLGKKCFALRIASRLARDEGWLAEHMLILGITNPAGKKRYVAAAFPSACGKTNLAMMRPALPGWRVECVGDDIAWMRFDSDGRLRAINPENGFFGVAPGTSATTNPNAMATIQSNTLFTNVAETSDGGVYWEGIDQPLPPGVTVTSWLGKPWKPGDKEPCAHPNSRFCAPARQCPIIDPAWEAPEGVPIDAIIFGGRRPKGVPLVYEAFNWRHGVFVGSAMRSEATAAAEHKGKVIMHDPFAMRPFFGYNFGRYLEHWLSMEGLKGARLPRIFHVNWFRRDEAGHFLWPGFGENVRVLDWICRRLEGEDSARETPIGLVPKEGALDLSGLGAIDTTQLFSLPKDFWEQEVRDIRSYLTEQVNEDLPKEVLAELEALEGRVRRM from the exons GCTTAAATGGCGTGGGCTGAGCCCCTGGGGCTGGCCCTCACGGCGCAGTATCCAGACCCTGCGAGTACTGAGTGGAGACCTGGTCCAGCTGCCTGCTAGGGTTCGAGACTTCGTGGAAAACAGTGCCCGCCTGTGCCAACCAGAGAACATCCACATCTGTGATGGGACCGAGGCGGAAAACACTGCCATACTAACCCTGCTGGAACAGCAGGGGCTCATCCGAAAGCTCCCAAAGTACAACAACTG CTGGCTGGCCCGCACAGACCCCAAGGATGTGGCACGAGTAGAGAGCAAGACGGTGATTGTAACTCCTTCTCAACGGGACACGGTGCCCCTCCCGGCTGGCGGGGCCCGTGGGCAACTGGGCAACTGGATGTCCCCAGCTGAGTTCCAGCAAGCCGTGGATGAGAGGTTTCCAGGCTGCATGCAAG GCCGAACCATGTATGTACTGCCATTCAGCATGGGTCCCGTGGGCTCCCCACTGTCCCGCACCGGAGTGCAGCTCACGGACTCCGCCTACGTGGTGGCAAGCATGCGGATTATGACCCGGCTGGGGACGCCCGTGCTTCAGGCCCTGGGAGATGACGACTTTGTCAAGTGTCTGCACTCCGTGGGCCAGCCCCTGACTGGGCAAG GGGAGCCGGTGAGCCAGTGGCCATGCAACCCAGAGAAAACCCTGATTGGCCACGTGCCCGACCAGTGGGAGATCGTCTCCTTCGGCAGCGGCTATGGTGGCAACTCCCTGCTGGGCAAGAAGTGCTTTGCCCTTCGCATCGCCTCTCGGCTGGCCCGGGATGAGGGCTGGCTGGCGGAGCACATGCTG ATCCTGGGTATCACCAACCCCGCGGGGAAGAAGCGCTATGTGGCAGCTGCCTTCCCCAGCGCCTGTGGCAAGACAAACCTGGCCATGATGCGGCCGGCACTGCCAGGCTGGAGAGTGGAGTGTGTGGGGGATGACATCGCCTGGATGAGGTTTGAcagtgatg GTCGACTCCGGGCCATCAACCCTGAGAACGGCTTCTTTGGGGTGGCCCCCGGCACCTCCGCCACCACCAATCCCAATGCCATGGCCACAATCCAGAGTAACACCCTTTTCACCAACGTGGCTGAGACCAGCGATGGCGGCGTATACTGGGAGGGCATTGACCAGCCTCTTCCACCCGGCGTCACCGTGACCTCCTGGCTGGGCAAACCCTGGAAACCTG GTGACAAGGAGCCCTGTGCACATCCCAATTCTCGCTTTTGTGCCCCGGCTCGCCAGTGCCCCATCATAGACCCAGCCTGGGAGGCCCCTGAGGGTGTCCCCATTGACGCCATCATCTTTGGAGGCCGCAGACCCAAAG GAGTCCCCCTGGTATATGAGGCCTTCAACTGGCGCCATGGGGTGTTTGTGGGCAGCGCCATGCGCTCGGAGGCCACTGCCGCGGCTGAACACAAAG ggaAGGTCATCATGCACGACCCATTTGCCATGCGGCCCTTTTTTGGCTACAACTTTGGGCGCTACCTTGAACACTGGCTGAGCATGGAGGGGCTCAAGGGGGCCCGGCTGCCCCGCATCTTCCATGTCAACTGGTTCCGGCGCGACGAGGCAGGCCACTTCCTGTGGCCAGGCTTTGGAGAGAATGTTCGGGTGCTAGACTGGATCTGCCGGCGCCTAGAGGGGGAGGACAGTGCCCGAGAAACGCCCATTGGGCTGGTGCCAAAGGAAGGTGCCTTGGATCTCAGCGGCCTGGGAGCCATAGACACCACCCAGCTGTTCTCGCTCCCCAAGGACTTCTGGGAACAGGAGGTTCGTGACATTCGGAGCTACCTGACAGAGCAGGTCAACGAGGATCTGCCCAAGGAGGTGTTGGCTGAGCTGGAGGCCCTGGAGGGACGCGTGCGCAGAATGTGA
- the PCK2 gene encoding phosphoenolpyruvate carboxykinase [GTP], mitochondrial isoform X3, with product MAAVYRPGLRLKWRGLSPWGWPSRRSIQTLRVLSGDLVQLPARVRDFVENSARLCQPENIHICDGTEAENTAILTLLEQQGLIRKLPKYNNCWLARTDPKDVARVESKTVIVTPSQRDTVPLPAGGARGQLGNWMSPAEFQQAVDERFPGCMQGRTMYVLPFSMGPVGSPLSRTGVQLTDSAYVVASMRIMTRLGTPVLQALGDDDFVKCLHSVGQPLTGQGEPVSQWPCNPEKTLIGHVPDQWEIVSFGSGYGGNSLLGKKCFALRIASRLARDEGWLAEHMLILGITNPAGKKRYVAAAFPSACGKTNLAMMRPALPGWRVECVGDDIAWMRFDSDGRLRAINPENGFFGVAPGTSATTNPNAMATIQSNTLFTNVAETSDGGVYWEGIDQPLPPGVTVTSWLGKPWKPAQPAVPLWINSLIFRGDVLAPFSLLLTNLQPEIVGG from the exons GCTTAAATGGCGTGGGCTGAGCCCCTGGGGCTGGCCCTCACGGCGCAGTATCCAGACCCTGCGAGTACTGAGTGGAGACCTGGTCCAGCTGCCTGCTAGGGTTCGAGACTTCGTGGAAAACAGTGCCCGCCTGTGCCAACCAGAGAACATCCACATCTGTGATGGGACCGAGGCGGAAAACACTGCCATACTAACCCTGCTGGAACAGCAGGGGCTCATCCGAAAGCTCCCAAAGTACAACAACTG CTGGCTGGCCCGCACAGACCCCAAGGATGTGGCACGAGTAGAGAGCAAGACGGTGATTGTAACTCCTTCTCAACGGGACACGGTGCCCCTCCCGGCTGGCGGGGCCCGTGGGCAACTGGGCAACTGGATGTCCCCAGCTGAGTTCCAGCAAGCCGTGGATGAGAGGTTTCCAGGCTGCATGCAAG GCCGAACCATGTATGTACTGCCATTCAGCATGGGTCCCGTGGGCTCCCCACTGTCCCGCACCGGAGTGCAGCTCACGGACTCCGCCTACGTGGTGGCAAGCATGCGGATTATGACCCGGCTGGGGACGCCCGTGCTTCAGGCCCTGGGAGATGACGACTTTGTCAAGTGTCTGCACTCCGTGGGCCAGCCCCTGACTGGGCAAG GGGAGCCGGTGAGCCAGTGGCCATGCAACCCAGAGAAAACCCTGATTGGCCACGTGCCCGACCAGTGGGAGATCGTCTCCTTCGGCAGCGGCTATGGTGGCAACTCCCTGCTGGGCAAGAAGTGCTTTGCCCTTCGCATCGCCTCTCGGCTGGCCCGGGATGAGGGCTGGCTGGCGGAGCACATGCTG ATCCTGGGTATCACCAACCCCGCGGGGAAGAAGCGCTATGTGGCAGCTGCCTTCCCCAGCGCCTGTGGCAAGACAAACCTGGCCATGATGCGGCCGGCACTGCCAGGCTGGAGAGTGGAGTGTGTGGGGGATGACATCGCCTGGATGAGGTTTGAcagtgatg GTCGACTCCGGGCCATCAACCCTGAGAACGGCTTCTTTGGGGTGGCCCCCGGCACCTCCGCCACCACCAATCCCAATGCCATGGCCACAATCCAGAGTAACACCCTTTTCACCAACGTGGCTGAGACCAGCGATGGCGGCGTATACTGGGAGGGCATTGACCAGCCTCTTCCACCCGGCGTCACCGTGACCTCCTGGCTGGGCAAACCCTGGAAACCTG CTCAGCCAGCAGTACCATTATGGATAAATAGCCTGATCTTCAGGGGAGATGTCCTGGCTCCCTTCTCCCTGCTCCTTACCAACCTCCAACCCGAGATTGTGGGGGGCTGA
- the PCK2 gene encoding phosphoenolpyruvate carboxykinase [GTP], mitochondrial isoform X4 has protein sequence MAAVYRPGLRLKWRGLSPWGWPSRRSIQTLRVLSGDLVQLPARVRDFVENSARLCQPENIHICDGTEAENTAILTLLEQQGLIRKLPKYNNCWLARTDPKDVARVESKTVIVTPSQRDTVPLPAGGARGQLGNWMSPAEFQQAVDERFPGCMQGRTMYVLPFSMGPVGSPLSRTGVQLTDSAYVVASMRIMTRLGTPVLQALGDDDFVKCLHSVGQPLTGQGEPVSQWPCNPEKTLIGHVPDQWEIVSFGSGYGGNSLLGKKCFALRIASRLARDEGWLAEHMLILGITNPAGKKRYVAAAFPSACGKTNLAMMRPALPGWRVECVGDDIAWMRFDSDGRLRAINPENGFFGVAPGTSATTNPNAMATIQSNTLFTNVAETSDGGVYWEGIDQPLPPGVTVTSWLGKPWKPAQEILSSAIC, from the exons GCTTAAATGGCGTGGGCTGAGCCCCTGGGGCTGGCCCTCACGGCGCAGTATCCAGACCCTGCGAGTACTGAGTGGAGACCTGGTCCAGCTGCCTGCTAGGGTTCGAGACTTCGTGGAAAACAGTGCCCGCCTGTGCCAACCAGAGAACATCCACATCTGTGATGGGACCGAGGCGGAAAACACTGCCATACTAACCCTGCTGGAACAGCAGGGGCTCATCCGAAAGCTCCCAAAGTACAACAACTG CTGGCTGGCCCGCACAGACCCCAAGGATGTGGCACGAGTAGAGAGCAAGACGGTGATTGTAACTCCTTCTCAACGGGACACGGTGCCCCTCCCGGCTGGCGGGGCCCGTGGGCAACTGGGCAACTGGATGTCCCCAGCTGAGTTCCAGCAAGCCGTGGATGAGAGGTTTCCAGGCTGCATGCAAG GCCGAACCATGTATGTACTGCCATTCAGCATGGGTCCCGTGGGCTCCCCACTGTCCCGCACCGGAGTGCAGCTCACGGACTCCGCCTACGTGGTGGCAAGCATGCGGATTATGACCCGGCTGGGGACGCCCGTGCTTCAGGCCCTGGGAGATGACGACTTTGTCAAGTGTCTGCACTCCGTGGGCCAGCCCCTGACTGGGCAAG GGGAGCCGGTGAGCCAGTGGCCATGCAACCCAGAGAAAACCCTGATTGGCCACGTGCCCGACCAGTGGGAGATCGTCTCCTTCGGCAGCGGCTATGGTGGCAACTCCCTGCTGGGCAAGAAGTGCTTTGCCCTTCGCATCGCCTCTCGGCTGGCCCGGGATGAGGGCTGGCTGGCGGAGCACATGCTG ATCCTGGGTATCACCAACCCCGCGGGGAAGAAGCGCTATGTGGCAGCTGCCTTCCCCAGCGCCTGTGGCAAGACAAACCTGGCCATGATGCGGCCGGCACTGCCAGGCTGGAGAGTGGAGTGTGTGGGGGATGACATCGCCTGGATGAGGTTTGAcagtgatg GTCGACTCCGGGCCATCAACCCTGAGAACGGCTTCTTTGGGGTGGCCCCCGGCACCTCCGCCACCACCAATCCCAATGCCATGGCCACAATCCAGAGTAACACCCTTTTCACCAACGTGGCTGAGACCAGCGATGGCGGCGTATACTGGGAGGGCATTGACCAGCCTCTTCCACCCGGCGTCACCGTGACCTCCTGGCTGGGCAAACCCTGGAAACCTG CTCAGGAGATTCTGTCTTCCGCCATTTGCTGA
- the PCK2 gene encoding phosphoenolpyruvate carboxykinase [GTP], mitochondrial isoform X5: MAAVYRPGLRLKWRGLSPWGWPSRRSIQTLRVLSGDLVQLPARVRDFVENSARLCQPENIHICDGTEAENTAILTLLEQQGLIRKLPKYNNCWLARTDPKDVARVESKTVIVTPSQRDTVPLPAGGARGQLGNWMSPAEFQQAVDERFPGCMQGRTMYVLPFSMGPVGSPLSRTGVQLTDSAYVVASMRIMTRLGTPVLQALGDDDFVKCLHSVGQPLTGQGEPVSQWPCNPEKTLIGHVPDQWEIVSFGSGYGGNSLLGKKCFALRIASRLARDEGWLAEHMLILGITNPAGKKRYVAAAFPSACGKTNLAMMRPALPGWRVECVGDDIAWMRFDSDGRLRAINPENGFFGVAPGTSATTNPNAMATIQSNTLFTNVAETSDGGVYWEGIDQPLPPGVTVTSWLGKPWKPGT, from the exons GCTTAAATGGCGTGGGCTGAGCCCCTGGGGCTGGCCCTCACGGCGCAGTATCCAGACCCTGCGAGTACTGAGTGGAGACCTGGTCCAGCTGCCTGCTAGGGTTCGAGACTTCGTGGAAAACAGTGCCCGCCTGTGCCAACCAGAGAACATCCACATCTGTGATGGGACCGAGGCGGAAAACACTGCCATACTAACCCTGCTGGAACAGCAGGGGCTCATCCGAAAGCTCCCAAAGTACAACAACTG CTGGCTGGCCCGCACAGACCCCAAGGATGTGGCACGAGTAGAGAGCAAGACGGTGATTGTAACTCCTTCTCAACGGGACACGGTGCCCCTCCCGGCTGGCGGGGCCCGTGGGCAACTGGGCAACTGGATGTCCCCAGCTGAGTTCCAGCAAGCCGTGGATGAGAGGTTTCCAGGCTGCATGCAAG GCCGAACCATGTATGTACTGCCATTCAGCATGGGTCCCGTGGGCTCCCCACTGTCCCGCACCGGAGTGCAGCTCACGGACTCCGCCTACGTGGTGGCAAGCATGCGGATTATGACCCGGCTGGGGACGCCCGTGCTTCAGGCCCTGGGAGATGACGACTTTGTCAAGTGTCTGCACTCCGTGGGCCAGCCCCTGACTGGGCAAG GGGAGCCGGTGAGCCAGTGGCCATGCAACCCAGAGAAAACCCTGATTGGCCACGTGCCCGACCAGTGGGAGATCGTCTCCTTCGGCAGCGGCTATGGTGGCAACTCCCTGCTGGGCAAGAAGTGCTTTGCCCTTCGCATCGCCTCTCGGCTGGCCCGGGATGAGGGCTGGCTGGCGGAGCACATGCTG ATCCTGGGTATCACCAACCCCGCGGGGAAGAAGCGCTATGTGGCAGCTGCCTTCCCCAGCGCCTGTGGCAAGACAAACCTGGCCATGATGCGGCCGGCACTGCCAGGCTGGAGAGTGGAGTGTGTGGGGGATGACATCGCCTGGATGAGGTTTGAcagtgatg GTCGACTCCGGGCCATCAACCCTGAGAACGGCTTCTTTGGGGTGGCCCCCGGCACCTCCGCCACCACCAATCCCAATGCCATGGCCACAATCCAGAGTAACACCCTTTTCACCAACGTGGCTGAGACCAGCGATGGCGGCGTATACTGGGAGGGCATTGACCAGCCTCTTCCACCCGGCGTCACCGTGACCTCCTGGCTGGGCAAACCCTGGAAACCTG GCACCTGA